The DNA region GCGCAGAGCTGGTGCGCGGCGGAAAGCCTTCGAAGATGAAACGGCCGAGCGAAAAGCCCGAGAGTACGGCGGCGCCCAGTGCCGCGTTGGGTCCGGGCAAGACTTCAACCGCGACGCCGGCGTCGCGCGCCGCCGCGACGAGCTCCGCTCCCGGATCGGAGATGCCCGGCATGCCTGCGTCCGTGACGACTGCAACCAACTCTTGGCGCGCGCGTTCGAGAATCGATCGCGTCGCCGCGCGCGCGTTCTGTTCGCGATAACTGCGGATCTCTTTACCCGGCAGCGCGAGGGCGTGCAAAAGCTTTTTTGCAACGCGTGAATCCTCGGCGACGAGCAGCGTGCAGTCGCGCAGGGTGTCGAGCGCGCGCAGCGTGATGTCGCGGAGGTTGCCGAGCGGCGTCGGCACGAAGACCAAAGGCATGGCTGCCGGGTTCGACGTTGAGCACATCCCTCCGGGGGCAAAGCTGGAGCTGTATGTCAGTCCCTCGTGCCCGTACTGCCGCGCAGCCCGCGAGTACTACGACCGGGTAAGAACTCCATATACGGTCCATGACGCCGAAAACGACGATCGGCTGCGCGAGCAAATGTTCGCGCTGACCGGCGGCGACCCGACGGTGCCGGCGATCGTGGTCGACGGAAAGTATGTACAGTCCGGCTGGGGTTCGCCGCCGCGCGGTTGAACCGTCTGAACGAGCCGTCCGGTCGGGCGGCGCTCGCTAAGTACCGAGGGGAGGAAGACCGATACTCTAGATCGGCCCCTGCATGATTCTCACACAATCGCTTCCGCGGCTGGCGCCTTCGACGATCCGTCGGCCCCGTCTCGAACGCTGGCTTGCGACGCACGCCGAAACTCCCGTGCGGCTACTGATAGCGCCCGCCGGTTCCGGCAAGACGACGCTGCTGTTGAAATATCTTGGCGAGAGTACGATCGCCGCGGGCTATTGCGCGTTGCCGCCGGAGTGCTCGGCCGTCGACCTGTTTCGCGCCATTGCGTCCGCGCTCGCGTTGCCTCGTCCCGCTAATTCGTACGACGAGCTCGTCACGTATTTGCGGACTGTGCGCGGCCCCGCCGAACTGGTGGTGGACGACGCCGACAACGCAACTCCGGATGCGATCGCGATCCTGCATCGTTTGGTGGACGATGCGCCGGAGACACTGAGCCTCGTGTATGCGTCGCGTTCGCGCGAGGTGTTGGATGCCAAGACGTGGATTGCGCGCGGCCTCGCGGTGTTGTGCGACGCACGGAAACTGGCCTTCGATCCGGCGGAGACGAAACTGCTGGCCGAAGCCTGCGGCGTCTCGGCGACCGACGTGGATATCTCTCATCTGATCGAAGAGACCGACGGTTGGGCGATCGTCGTCAGCGGTGCGGTGCGGTGCGCAGCCGAAGACGGGCGCACCCTTAACGGAGCTTTC from Candidatus Rubrimentiphilum sp. includes:
- the rsmI gene encoding 16S rRNA (cytidine(1402)-2'-O)-methyltransferase; this encodes MPLVFVPTPLGNLRDITLRALDTLRDCTLLVAEDSRVAKKLLHALALPGKEIRSYREQNARAATRSILERARQELVAVVTDAGMPGISDPGAELVAAARDAGVAVEVLPGPNAALGAAVLSGFSLGRFIFEGFPPRTSSARRTAFQRAFELGIPSIWYESPNRIRASLRDLASVDPSARVFLLREYTKRFEEQLHGTAAQIEAKLGERVRGEISLVVMPSPKAPACPPSARDLDAAIDALLETSHSVASVAKTLAARGFGERNAIYARAGKRKRSREE
- a CDS encoding glutaredoxin gives rise to the protein MAAGFDVEHIPPGAKLELYVSPSCPYCRAAREYYDRVRTPYTVHDAENDDRLREQMFALTGGDPTVPAIVVDGKYVQSGWGSPPRG